The following coding sequences are from one Augochlora pura isolate Apur16 chromosome 6, APUR_v2.2.1, whole genome shotgun sequence window:
- the L(3)80fg gene encoding dnaJ homolog subfamily C member 16 l(3)80Fg isoform X2 gives MILTDPERRKKFDNHGITEESIPRQRRDSSQFNVLDPLEELFSGNFKFHYQTRDISLFYKMSITYRSFENVIIPKTFRTPYIMLFYSDWCFACLKVEPTWRRLVDELEPLGLGLATAHAEKESALARRLSIHSVPCLVVTIEGRTSVYKESLFSVQKIVDFLRSKFPYKLIPTINENNVDNFLSGWLDNRIRALIFDRKESIRLRYLFIAFYYRDRVAFGFVQTGNEDTESIVTQYKISADLDTLLLFNENSEKPMASVSMKDISSDTMHNIISNNKFLALPRLSNQAMLDSVCPPEWLRPQKRLCAVLISQQNNPLHDFARHKFRQAALESSYSTERVRYTYVFKDTQPEFVSALSTGEGSPLEPLLHIVIIWRRDANHLKYEWLPTGWVEAAQDENQWNETRRNLEQTIQRLLRATEALPYAAVVGELADEHAQGTVDKLIGKALLAVDYISDSLTKEQILPLVSVIATLILIGAAGYGMSYLVKLEEASVQAERAQCKDTSKSTPLQPQLRLHDLRAEKYNGLVRLLKPGCRTIILLVDAQSRLKLLPAFHKAVWPYRKNKTLMFGLMSLERGLDWYKKLLSLTLPEQKELNINAKNCVGTVLSLNGHRKYFCMYHAKHPECSKGKGSKRMERMTKQLTRRVDDAEAGAFIGFNSSNESDLSEDECGNNVLYQDNLLDGLPMWLDRLFEGLTHRYYVNYWPEFTAK, from the exons ATG ATTTTGACAGATCCAGAAAGGAggaaaaaatttgataatcaTGGAATTACGGAAGAAAGTATTCCCAGACAAAGAAGAGATAGTAGTCAATTTAATGTTCTTGACCCATTGGAAGAATTATTTAGtggaaatttcaaattccATTACCAAACTCGAGATATTTCACTCTTTTATAAGATGAGCATCACATATCg atcatttgaaaatgtaataataccAAAAACTTTTCGTACACcatatataatgttattttattcggattGGTGTTTTGCATGTTTAAAAGTAGAACCAACGTGGCGCCGTTTGGTCGATGAATTAGAACCATTGGGTCTTGGTTTAGCAACTGCACATGCTGAAAAAGAATCTGCATTGGCAAGAAGATTAAGTATTCATTCTGTGCCATGCCTTGTTGTGACAATAGAGGGTCGCACTAGTGTGTATAAAGAATCACTTTTCAGTGTGCAAAAGATTGTTG aCTTCTTACGCAGCAAATTTCCATACAAATTGATACCTACCataaatgaaaacaatgtAGACAATTTTCTCTCAGGATGGTTAGATAATCGAATTCGagctttaatttttgataGGAAAGAATCTATACGATTACGATAtctatttattgcattttactACAGAGATCGTGTTGCATTTGGGTTTGTTCag actgGAAATGAAGACACTGAATCTATTGTAACACAGTATAAGATTTCTGCAGACTTAGAtactttgttattatttaatgaaaattctgAGAAACCTATGGCATCCGTTAGTATGAAGGATATATCTAGTGATACAATGCACAACATTATATCAAACAATAAATTCCTTGCTTTACCAAGACTTTCAAACCAAGCAATGTTGGACTCTGTATGTCCTCCTGAATGGTTAAGACCACAAAAACGATTGTGTGCAGTTTTAATATCTCAACAAAATAATCCTCTTCATGATTTTGCAAGACATAAATTTAGGCAGGCAGCATTGGAATCATCGTACAG CACTGAGCGAGTCAGATACACATATGTATTTAAAGATACACAACCAGAGTTTGTATCAGCACTGTCAACAGGTGAAGGTAGTCCCTTAGAACCTTTGTTACATATTGTCATTATCTGGAGAAGAGATGCAAATCATCTAAAGTACGAGTGGTTACCTACTGGTTGGGTAGAAGCCGCTCAAGATGAGAATCAGTGGAACGAAACACGTCGAAATTTGGAACAGACTATACAAAGATTATTGCGAGCAACTGAAGCGTTACCATATGCTGCAGTTGTAGGAGAATTAGCTGATGAACATGCACAG GGTACTGTAGATAAACTTATTGGCAAGGCATTGTTAGCTGTAGATTATATATCGGATAGTCTTACTAAAGAGCAGATTTTGCCTTTAGTATCCGTAATTGCTACTCTAATATTAATCGGTGCTGCTGGATATGGAATGTCATACTTAGT GAAATTAGAAGAAGCGAGTGTTCAAGCTGAACGTGCTCAATGTAAGGATACCAGTAAATCAACACCATTACAGCCGCAATTACGATTACATGATCTACGcgcagaaaaatataatggtTTAGTTCGACTATTAAAACCAGGCTGTAGAACCATTATACTATTAGTTGATGCTCAAAGTAGACTAAAATTATTGCCAGCTTTTCATAAAGCTGTGTGGCCTTATAG aaaaaataagacCCTTATGTTTGGGCTCATGTCTCTTGAGAGAGGACTAGATTggtataaaaaattgctatcCCTCACTTTGCCAGAACaaaaggaattaaatataaatgccAAAAATTGTGTCGGTACTGTACTATCATTAAATGGGCaccgtaaatatttttgtatgtaccATGCCAAACATCCAGAATGCAGTAAAGGCAAAGGTTCCAAG CGAATGGAACGAATGACAAAACAATTAACGAGACGAGTAGATGATGCTGAAGCTGGTGCATTTATTGGTTTTAACAGTTCTAATGAATCCGACCTTTCTGAAGATGAg TGTggaaacaatgttttatatCAAGATAATCTTCTGGATGGTCTACCTATGTGGCTAGACAGATTATTTGAAGGTTTAACACATCGTTATTATGTAAACTATTGGCCCGAATTCACTGCCAAGTAA
- the L(3)80fg gene encoding dnaJ homolog subfamily C member 16 l(3)80Fg isoform X1, with amino-acid sequence MLSINFLRTSQSVSKRSDNINRRVVNIELLMRFSFFIVIFIITTNLLSSAGGIESLGNPYKILGVHKRATLQEIRKAYKNLVKEWHPDKTDHPAAENKFVEITKAYEILTDPERRKKFDNHGITEESIPRQRRDSSQFNVLDPLEELFSGNFKFHYQTRDISLFYKMSITYRSFENVIIPKTFRTPYIMLFYSDWCFACLKVEPTWRRLVDELEPLGLGLATAHAEKESALARRLSIHSVPCLVVTIEGRTSVYKESLFSVQKIVDFLRSKFPYKLIPTINENNVDNFLSGWLDNRIRALIFDRKESIRLRYLFIAFYYRDRVAFGFVQTGNEDTESIVTQYKISADLDTLLLFNENSEKPMASVSMKDISSDTMHNIISNNKFLALPRLSNQAMLDSVCPPEWLRPQKRLCAVLISQQNNPLHDFARHKFRQAALESSYSTERVRYTYVFKDTQPEFVSALSTGEGSPLEPLLHIVIIWRRDANHLKYEWLPTGWVEAAQDENQWNETRRNLEQTIQRLLRATEALPYAAVVGELADEHAQGTVDKLIGKALLAVDYISDSLTKEQILPLVSVIATLILIGAAGYGMSYLVKLEEASVQAERAQCKDTSKSTPLQPQLRLHDLRAEKYNGLVRLLKPGCRTIILLVDAQSRLKLLPAFHKAVWPYRKNKTLMFGLMSLERGLDWYKKLLSLTLPEQKELNINAKNCVGTVLSLNGHRKYFCMYHAKHPECSKGKGSKRMERMTKQLTRRVDDAEAGAFIGFNSSNESDLSEDECGNNVLYQDNLLDGLPMWLDRLFEGLTHRYYVNYWPEFTAK; translated from the exons ATgttatcgattaattttttaagaaccTCGCAGTCAGTAAGCAAACGATCGGATAACATTAACAGAAGAGTggttaatatagaattattaatgaggttctcattttttatcgtgattttcattataacaacaaatttattgtCGTCGGCTGGTGGGATCGAATCATTGGGAAACCCGTATAAAATCTTAGGTGTTCACAAACGTGCAACCTTACAAGAAATTCGAAAGGCGTATAAAAATCTTGTGAAAGAATG GCATCCTGATAAAACTGATCATCCTGctgcagaaaataaatttgtagaGATCACAAAGGCTTATGAG ATTTTGACAGATCCAGAAAGGAggaaaaaatttgataatcaTGGAATTACGGAAGAAAGTATTCCCAGACAAAGAAGAGATAGTAGTCAATTTAATGTTCTTGACCCATTGGAAGAATTATTTAGtggaaatttcaaattccATTACCAAACTCGAGATATTTCACTCTTTTATAAGATGAGCATCACATATCg atcatttgaaaatgtaataataccAAAAACTTTTCGTACACcatatataatgttattttattcggattGGTGTTTTGCATGTTTAAAAGTAGAACCAACGTGGCGCCGTTTGGTCGATGAATTAGAACCATTGGGTCTTGGTTTAGCAACTGCACATGCTGAAAAAGAATCTGCATTGGCAAGAAGATTAAGTATTCATTCTGTGCCATGCCTTGTTGTGACAATAGAGGGTCGCACTAGTGTGTATAAAGAATCACTTTTCAGTGTGCAAAAGATTGTTG aCTTCTTACGCAGCAAATTTCCATACAAATTGATACCTACCataaatgaaaacaatgtAGACAATTTTCTCTCAGGATGGTTAGATAATCGAATTCGagctttaatttttgataGGAAAGAATCTATACGATTACGATAtctatttattgcattttactACAGAGATCGTGTTGCATTTGGGTTTGTTCag actgGAAATGAAGACACTGAATCTATTGTAACACAGTATAAGATTTCTGCAGACTTAGAtactttgttattatttaatgaaaattctgAGAAACCTATGGCATCCGTTAGTATGAAGGATATATCTAGTGATACAATGCACAACATTATATCAAACAATAAATTCCTTGCTTTACCAAGACTTTCAAACCAAGCAATGTTGGACTCTGTATGTCCTCCTGAATGGTTAAGACCACAAAAACGATTGTGTGCAGTTTTAATATCTCAACAAAATAATCCTCTTCATGATTTTGCAAGACATAAATTTAGGCAGGCAGCATTGGAATCATCGTACAG CACTGAGCGAGTCAGATACACATATGTATTTAAAGATACACAACCAGAGTTTGTATCAGCACTGTCAACAGGTGAAGGTAGTCCCTTAGAACCTTTGTTACATATTGTCATTATCTGGAGAAGAGATGCAAATCATCTAAAGTACGAGTGGTTACCTACTGGTTGGGTAGAAGCCGCTCAAGATGAGAATCAGTGGAACGAAACACGTCGAAATTTGGAACAGACTATACAAAGATTATTGCGAGCAACTGAAGCGTTACCATATGCTGCAGTTGTAGGAGAATTAGCTGATGAACATGCACAG GGTACTGTAGATAAACTTATTGGCAAGGCATTGTTAGCTGTAGATTATATATCGGATAGTCTTACTAAAGAGCAGATTTTGCCTTTAGTATCCGTAATTGCTACTCTAATATTAATCGGTGCTGCTGGATATGGAATGTCATACTTAGT GAAATTAGAAGAAGCGAGTGTTCAAGCTGAACGTGCTCAATGTAAGGATACCAGTAAATCAACACCATTACAGCCGCAATTACGATTACATGATCTACGcgcagaaaaatataatggtTTAGTTCGACTATTAAAACCAGGCTGTAGAACCATTATACTATTAGTTGATGCTCAAAGTAGACTAAAATTATTGCCAGCTTTTCATAAAGCTGTGTGGCCTTATAG aaaaaataagacCCTTATGTTTGGGCTCATGTCTCTTGAGAGAGGACTAGATTggtataaaaaattgctatcCCTCACTTTGCCAGAACaaaaggaattaaatataaatgccAAAAATTGTGTCGGTACTGTACTATCATTAAATGGGCaccgtaaatatttttgtatgtaccATGCCAAACATCCAGAATGCAGTAAAGGCAAAGGTTCCAAG CGAATGGAACGAATGACAAAACAATTAACGAGACGAGTAGATGATGCTGAAGCTGGTGCATTTATTGGTTTTAACAGTTCTAATGAATCCGACCTTTCTGAAGATGAg TGTggaaacaatgttttatatCAAGATAATCTTCTGGATGGTCTACCTATGTGGCTAGACAGATTATTTGAAGGTTTAACACATCGTTATTATGTAAACTATTGGCCCGAATTCACTGCCAAGTAA
- the LOC144470958 gene encoding MICOS complex subunit Mic10, giving the protein MAGTTWTEDEIGRKWDRCFTDALLKLGGGTVLGGVFSLFFFKRRKWPVITGAGFGLGMAYSNCQEDLNSTVRLQTSRDCSKVSKDAAKKNS; this is encoded by the exons atgGCTGGTACTACTTGGACTGAAGACGAAATTGGACGAAAATGGGATAGATGTTTCACAGATGCACTTCTTAAATTAG GTGGAGGAACTGTACTTGGTGGTGTATTTTCCCTGTTTTTTTTCAAAC GTAGAAAATGGCCTGTTATAACAGGAGCAGGTTTCGGATTAGGTATGGCATATTCTAATTGTCAGGAGGACTTAAATTCAACAGTAAGACTACAAACATCTAGAGACTGCAGCAAAGTTTCTAAAGATGCAGCAAAGAAGAATTCATAG